The Candidatus Zixiibacteriota bacterium genome includes a window with the following:
- a CDS encoding glycoside hydrolase family 127 protein: protein MKLRRPFASRIGGQVTLVSCALIMLLSMFLLMSCAKMEAPHSLTPVAFTAVHIDDAFWAPKIETNRTVTIPSAFKQCEINGRIDNFALAAGKKKGEHKGDFPFDDTDVYKVIEGASYTLAVKYDKQLDDYLDSVIALIAGAQEEDGYLYTCLTNKCERLRPWYGEGRWDRLNSHELYNCGHLYEAAVAHYLATGKTSLLNVALKNADLIDKVFGPAENQKKAPSGHPIIEMALVKLYRVTGEERYLKLARFFIDETGKGTDGHELSEYSQDHKPIVDQDEAVGHAVRFGYLYSGVTDVASLMNDSALLIASQKVWDNVVSKKLYITGGIGSRGMGEGFGPDYELPNMSAYCETCASISNVYWNYRMFLNRMDSRYYDVLERVLYNGVISGVSLSGDKFFYDNPLESSGQDERQEWFGCACCPGNITRFMASIPGYVYTTTHDAVMVNLFVNDKAEIPVGPDTIGISQTTNYPWDGEVTIVIDKPGAERLNLMVRVPGWAGNDLGPSDLYRFADSIAEKVRFALNGEEVNPDIINGYACFSENWRKGDKIHMSLPMSARKIRANDQVESDRGKIAYQRGPLVYCFEDKDNDDGWMFDLFIPGDAAVNSRFEKDLLGGVTTLTMDGYKVAVKDGDTTADKVTLKAIPYYSWNNRGKANMLVWMPTAQDLVFTEDAGGKEKGATRSSSLQWVWGLNQPFEPKSSTDIDKGYFYFYDDEHPEDWVQYDFDKPVVLSESDVYWLYLDHYDGNFRPPESWRLSVKDAAGHWKDIVTGDSYGTELDKYNRVTFEPVKVTAIRLTVKRQKDNTPGILAWRVG, encoded by the coding sequence ATGAAATTACGGCGCCCATTCGCATCACGGATTGGCGGGCAGGTAACTCTGGTGAGTTGCGCCCTGATAATGTTGCTGTCAATGTTTCTACTTATGTCATGTGCTAAGATGGAAGCTCCGCACTCTTTGACTCCCGTGGCTTTTACGGCCGTCCATATAGACGATGCTTTCTGGGCTCCGAAGATTGAGACCAACCGTACCGTGACTATCCCCTCGGCCTTCAAACAATGCGAAATCAACGGTCGTATCGACAACTTTGCCCTGGCCGCTGGAAAGAAGAAGGGTGAACATAAGGGAGATTTCCCCTTCGATGATACCGATGTCTACAAGGTCATCGAAGGAGCATCGTACACGCTGGCCGTGAAATACGACAAACAACTGGATGATTACCTCGACAGTGTGATTGCTCTCATTGCGGGCGCTCAGGAAGAAGACGGCTATCTATATACCTGTCTTACCAACAAATGTGAGCGGCTTCGACCCTGGTACGGCGAGGGACGCTGGGATCGGCTCAACAGCCATGAGCTTTACAACTGCGGGCATCTCTATGAGGCGGCCGTGGCTCATTATCTGGCGACCGGAAAAACCAGTCTGTTGAATGTCGCTCTCAAGAACGCTGATCTGATAGACAAGGTGTTCGGTCCGGCTGAGAATCAGAAGAAAGCTCCCTCGGGACACCCCATTATCGAAATGGCCCTCGTGAAGCTTTATCGGGTTACCGGTGAGGAACGCTATTTGAAATTGGCTCGGTTTTTCATCGATGAAACCGGCAAGGGGACCGACGGTCATGAACTGAGCGAATACAGCCAGGATCACAAACCGATTGTCGATCAGGATGAAGCGGTCGGTCACGCCGTTCGGTTCGGTTACCTCTATTCCGGTGTCACCGATGTCGCCTCGCTGATGAACGATTCCGCGCTGTTGATCGCCTCGCAGAAGGTCTGGGACAATGTCGTCTCCAAGAAGCTGTATATCACCGGGGGGATCGGCTCGCGGGGAATGGGGGAGGGATTCGGACCCGATTACGAACTGCCCAACATGTCGGCCTATTGCGAAACATGCGCTTCTATCTCCAACGTCTATTGGAACTATCGCATGTTTCTCAACCGGATGGACTCTCGCTACTACGATGTCCTCGAACGAGTGCTCTACAACGGCGTGATCTCGGGCGTCTCGCTCAGCGGCGACAAGTTTTTCTACGACAATCCGCTCGAATCAAGCGGACAAGACGAACGGCAGGAATGGTTCGGATGTGCCTGCTGTCCGGGGAATATCACCCGGTTCATGGCCTCGATTCCCGGCTATGTTTACACCACTACGCACGACGCCGTCATGGTGAACCTCTTCGTCAACGACAAGGCGGAGATTCCGGTCGGCCCGGATACGATCGGAATATCGCAAACCACCAACTATCCCTGGGACGGCGAAGTAACGATCGTGATCGACAAGCCGGGCGCGGAACGTCTGAATCTGATGGTGCGCGTGCCGGGCTGGGCCGGCAACGATCTCGGACCGTCCGATCTTTATCGTTTTGCCGACTCGATTGCCGAAAAGGTGCGTTTTGCCCTGAACGGGGAAGAGGTCAATCCGGACATTATTAACGGTTATGCCTGTTTTAGTGAGAACTGGCGTAAGGGGGACAAAATCCATATGTCCCTGCCTATGTCGGCGCGGAAGATACGGGCGAACGATCAGGTGGAATCCGACCGGGGCAAGATAGCATATCAACGCGGGCCGCTGGTTTATTGCTTCGAGGACAAAGACAACGACGACGGCTGGATGTTCGATCTGTTCATCCCCGGCGATGCTGCGGTCAACAGCCGGTTCGAAAAGGATCTTCTGGGGGGCGTCACGACTCTGACTATGGATGGTTACAAGGTTGCCGTTAAGGACGGGGACACCACCGCTGATAAAGTGACGTTGAAGGCTATTCCGTATTATTCATGGAATAATCGCGGGAAAGCCAACATGCTGGTCTGGATGCCCACGGCGCAGGATTTGGTTTTCACGGAAGACGCCGGCGGCAAGGAGAAGGGGGCGACGAGGTCGTCATCGCTTCAATGGGTCTGGGGCCTGAATCAGCCTTTCGAGCCGAAAAGTTCCACCGACATCGACAAGGGTTATTTCTACTTCTACGATGATGAACATCCCGAGGACTGGGTGCAATACGACTTCGACAAACCGGTCGTACTGTCCGAGTCTGACGTTTACTGGCTGTATCTGGATCATTACGACGGCAATTTCCGTCCTCCCGAATCCTGGCGTCTGTCGGTCAAGGACGCTGCGGGCCACTGGAAGGATATCGTCACCGGGGACTCTTACGGAACGGAGCTTGACAAATACAACCGGGTGACTTTTGAGCCGGTCAAAGTAACGGCGATCCGATTGACGGTGAAACGTCAGAAGGACAACACCCCCGGCATCCTCGCCTGGCGAGTGGGCTGA
- a CDS encoding aldehyde dehydrogenase family protein codes for MSEYIDSNYKLLIDGKWKDAKSGATFTSRNPANGEVLATCANADREDVDAAVSAAWRAYDQWKQTSPTERAMYLNKIADAIEAKTEHFAMVETLDNGKPIRETSGIDIPLSVDHFRYFAAAIRTEEGTVSRIDKDTLSLIMREPIGVVGQIIPWNFPFLMAAWKLSPAIAAGDCVVIKPSSDTSLSLLELGKVLTEILPPGVVNIVTGKGSTTGNYILQHEGFRKLAFTGSTEIGYTIADAAAKRLIPSTLELGGKSANIIFPDAPWDKMLEGINIGILFNQGQVCCAGSRIFVHRSIYDRFVSEIKPAFEKVKVNLPWLKDTQMGTLVNEHQLETVTSYIDIGRKEGEVLVGGNRIMDGELAKGFFVQPTLIACDNKARVAQEEIFGPVGVVIPFSEVDEVIAMANDNEYGLGGAVWTRDLNVALKVAMGVETGRMWVNTYNQLPAHAPFGGYKKSGIGRENHKMMLEHYTQCKNIFISTTETRMGLY; via the coding sequence ATGAGTGAATACATCGACAGCAATTACAAGCTGTTAATTGACGGCAAGTGGAAGGATGCCAAATCGGGCGCAACGTTCACCTCCAGGAATCCGGCGAACGGCGAGGTTCTGGCCACATGCGCCAATGCCGACCGCGAGGACGTTGACGCCGCCGTGAGTGCCGCCTGGCGTGCCTACGACCAATGGAAACAAACCAGCCCTACTGAACGCGCCATGTACCTGAACAAAATCGCCGATGCGATTGAGGCTAAGACGGAACATTTCGCCATGGTCGAAACTCTGGACAACGGGAAACCGATCCGTGAGACATCCGGGATCGATATCCCCTTGAGTGTCGATCATTTCCGTTATTTCGCGGCGGCCATTCGCACCGAGGAAGGGACCGTCAGCCGGATCGACAAAGACACGCTGAGCCTTATCATGCGCGAGCCGATTGGTGTCGTCGGGCAGATCATTCCGTGGAACTTCCCGTTTCTGATGGCGGCCTGGAAATTGTCTCCCGCGATCGCGGCCGGCGACTGCGTCGTAATTAAACCTTCGTCGGACACCTCGCTCAGCCTTCTCGAACTCGGTAAGGTCCTTACCGAAATCCTGCCTCCGGGAGTAGTCAACATCGTTACCGGCAAGGGCTCGACCACCGGCAATTACATTTTGCAGCACGAGGGTTTCCGTAAACTGGCCTTCACCGGTTCGACCGAAATCGGTTACACTATTGCCGATGCGGCAGCCAAAAGGCTGATTCCCTCGACGCTCGAACTCGGCGGTAAGTCGGCCAACATCATCTTCCCCGATGCCCCCTGGGACAAGATGTTGGAAGGAATTAACATCGGTATTTTGTTCAACCAGGGTCAGGTCTGTTGTGCCGGGTCACGTATTTTCGTTCACCGGAGCATTTATGATCGATTCGTGTCGGAGATTAAGCCGGCCTTTGAAAAGGTCAAAGTCAATCTCCCCTGGCTGAAGGATACCCAGATGGGAACGTTGGTCAACGAGCATCAACTGGAGACTGTTACGTCCTATATCGATATCGGACGCAAGGAAGGCGAAGTGCTGGTTGGCGGCAATCGGATCATGGACGGCGAACTTGCCAAAGGTTTCTTTGTTCAGCCGACTTTGATCGCTTGTGACAACAAGGCTCGTGTCGCGCAGGAGGAGATATTCGGTCCGGTTGGTGTCGTTATTCCGTTCTCGGAAGTGGACGAGGTTATCGCGATGGCCAACGACAACGAGTACGGCCTCGGAGGCGCCGTGTGGACCAGGGACCTGAACGTTGCTCTGAAGGTGGCGATGGGGGTAGAAACGGGACGTATGTGGGTCAACACCTACAATCAGCTCCCGGCGCACGCTCCTTTCGGAGGTTATAAGAAGTCGGGTATCGGTCGTGAAAACCACAAGATGATGCTGGAGCACTACACTCAGTGCAAGAACATCTTCATCAGTACTACCGAAACCAGGATGGGTCTTTACTAG